In Cutaneotrichosporon cavernicola HIS019 DNA, chromosome: 1, one DNA window encodes the following:
- the NRAP gene encoding uncharacterized protein (actin binding) produces the protein MASQQPAQALASHLVSQTLASVGLLETLQLITPTAANEIRSRLPNPYTQFPALASVPASNVTPASPPLAIVSGIAGMNMNQANQAVSPPQQFQAPVAAFQAAHVPGPALPPRNTPPGHNEQRARALWDYNGADPGDLRFRQGDTIVIVEEVNKEWFRGHLVGGSVEKGGLFPANYVEKITSGTRDEKAGAGGMVPYQPPGAATSYYTPPPGQVQQYASPSMSPMQQSAGGTTIVVQDDPKKHKFGKLGGNLGNAAVTGAGFGFGSAVASNIVNAIL, from the exons ATGGCATCCCAACAGCCAGCCCAAGCTCTCGCCTCCCACCTAGTCTCTCAGACGCTAGCCAGCGTCGGGCTCCTCGAAACGCTCCAGCTAATCACCCCGACTGCCGCCAACGAGATCCGTTCCCGCCTCCCCAACCCGTACACCCAGTTTCCTGCGCTGGCGAGCGTGCCGGCCTCGAACGTAACCcccgcctctcctcctctggcgATCGTCAGCGGTATCGCTGGGATGAACATGAACCAGGCCAATCAGGCCGTGAGCCCGCCGCAGCAGTTCCAGGCGCCTGTCGCTGCCTTCCAGGCAGCCCACGTCCCCGGCCCAGCCCTCCCGCCCCGCAACACACCCCCGGGACACAATGAAcagcgcgcacgcgcgctcTGGGACTACAATGGGGCTGATCCTGGGGATCTGCGATTCCGCCAGGGCGACACTATCGTGATTGTCGAAGAGGTTAATAAGGAGTGGTTCCGCGGTCACCTCGTTGGCGGGAGTGTTGAGAAGGGCGGGCTGTTCCCGGCTAACTACGTTGAGAAGAT CACCTCCGGCACCAGGGACGAGAAGGCGGGCGCTGGTGGCATGGTCCCCTACCAGCCGCCTGGTGCAGCGACGTCGTACTACACCCCGCCCCCGGGCCAGGTGCAGCAGTACGCCTCTCCGTCCATGTCGCCCATGCAGCAGTCTGCTGGCGGGACGACTATCGTCGTCCAGGATGACCCCAAGAAGCACAAGTTCGGCAAGCTTGGCGGAAAC